The genomic segment GCTCACTGCTCAACCTCGACTCATGGAGCCTGTTTACCTGGTGGAAATACAGGTGTGTAAGGAGGCCTTTGACCTCCAAAACAAAGTGTTAAATCTAAAGTGAAGCTATCTACAAAGGTTTTGGGGATTGACGTGAGAAAGTTCAGACTATCAAATTGACTGTTCTGTTTGAGGACTGAGAGCTACTTTACGCCTCGTCTACGTTATGTATGAAAGGTCTGATACCTCTTCATAATACATGTCTGTTGTGCCTCTTGTCGGCGCAGTGCCCAGAGCAGGTGGTCGGCGGGATCTATGGCGTGCTGAACAGGAAACGGGGTCACGTGTTTGAGGAGTCCCAAGTCATAGGCACTCCCATGTTTGTGGTGAAAGCCTACCTCCCTGTCAACGAGTCCTTTGGTGAGTTTGAGTTCTTTACATTTCCTCTGATTAAGAAAAGGAACAGGGTCAAACAGGTGTAGACATTAACTTATTTTATCTTTCCTTGCCTCTAGGGTTCACAGCTGACCTGCGTAGTAACACTGGAGGCCAGGCCTTCccccagtgtgtgtttgatcattGGCAGATCCTCCCGGGAGACCCCAGCGACCCCACCAGCAGACCTTTCAGCGTTGTTGCTGAAATTAGGAAACGTAAAGGTCTGAAAGAGGGCATTCCTGCCCTTGACAACTATTTGGACAAACTCTAAAAACTGACCGGGGTTATTAAATACCAAATGAATCTCCAAACCCTACCCCATGGGCACTTTAATAAAGATACATTGCACAAATTGTTTTGACTTTGAGTCAGGAGCAGAAACAAAGCTGAACCCTTTGTTGTTAGCTAGTGGAAGCAACAATGCTTTTTCATTTCACAGCTACAGAACACCAAGTGCCTAGGGTGAGGGTTTTGGGGAGCAATTAAATCAAAAGTTTTCCTTGTTTCTTCTATTCCTCCACAtcatccccctcccctcccactcaTCTACAAGGATGGGCCTGTTCAGTGCACTGtgatactgctgctgctgcaataaTGCATATGTAAAGGGATCATGGGCAGATTAAACCATGGAAATCACAATAAAGGTGTTAAGTCAAACTCCCTGGATTGGTCCCTTTTTTCAGTGgatatattttataaaagatGTTCAGCTTGTGATGACAACGCCTTGATTATTCACTTGTGAGTTAGAGTAGAACAGACTACGGCTACAACCAGGAGCCCATTAGCTTAGCTTCACACAGGATAGGGAAACAAAATCCATCTGCCCACAACTCTAAGACATACCAGACATTACCATATTCAGGTGCTTTACTGCACAAATGCAGTGCTAAATCAACAATTGGCAGTTttagagggattttttttctgtaacaggAAGGAAGTCAGAACAATTAGAAAACAAATAGTcctgaataaaatgtttggtTTGAGTTCTTTAGAGGggaaaaaattatttatttgtagttGGCTATAAAATAATTGATAAATCAAAATGTTcgtacaaaaaaatgatttctcattataaaaaaaagcagtaatGTAAGCTCTTATACTTCAAGCTTGATAATAATTAATATTCTAACATTTTTATtaccttttcatttatttccccatcatctgcattttttttaaagcctcatACATCATTCATTCCATACATAATGACTGCTGccctgtttttaatttttataaaactaaactaaccttattcctgtttttttctctctccaaaaaACAAGCACCATAGTACTTTTTCCTCACTCTTTAATCAATAGTTATTTCAAGTTACATATAATGTTAATAAATGCCACTTTAATATACAACCCTCTGACCAAGAGGGAAAGCCCCTCCGCCCACACTCTTAAAAACAAAGCTAGAATGAAACATATCTGAAGAGTTAGTGTGCATCCATAGAACAGCGAATGAACATATGCAAGGCCGAGAAGTGCAAGGTATCTTGAGTATAGGCAACTACCAAGCAAGGACACAAGATATCACAGATTGTACTGTATGTAGAAACCCCAACAAAATGTCTTACCATTATCAAGTTGTTAAGCTTAAAATGAAGAATGGTTCAAATTCACCAAGAGTTCGTAAAGCCGCTGGGGTTTATGGTACTTACAGCTGATGAAGAATTGTGAAATGCTGGTCACGACTCATTGGTGATGAGGAGCTTCGCTTGGCAAATCTGATAATCTGTACATTCATACATTTGCAGCTCTCTTTTGCATTGATGCTGTGGCGTACAGAAAGGGGAATTGTACAGCTTAATTAGAATTCAGTGTCAAGTCTTATGCTGCTATCCACAGCATCGATATTGATACTGTGAATTATCTGAGAggctcctccctccttctctccttcccttGTGGAGTCACTTACAGTCATGTCTGATTCAGAGACTTGCATTATACGACACAAAGGGATAAAGGAAGCcagtagaaagagagagagcatctCAAATGACGAGCTACACCCCATGTAGTGACCTACATCGCTTAATGGCTACTTGACCTCCAGCGTGGTCAGCAGTTGTTCACTACATGGAGGGAGCAGTATAATGTCTGAGAGTTTTAGTCCCCAGTACGGCTGCTGAGGAGTGGCCCCCCCCGAGCTGGTGTCATGTTCTCGTCACATTTGATGGAAGATAGCTGGTATATGAGGGGCGACTATGTGTAGAAGATCACCTCAGGAATCTGTCCGTCCTCTACTGAAGTGCCGTTGTTGTTGCCCGCTGCGTAACAGAAGGTGAAACACGTCTTTGTGCCAGTGGATGATGACTCGTGCGTTACCTTACGCATTCCCTTCGTCCCATAATGAGAGTCTGGACCctgcaggacagagagagggaagtttAATTAACTGCAGGAGCTTGTTGCAGAGTGACAGTTTAGATATTCTCAACGTAATGCAGTGAGAAAAGAAACCAGAGCTCAAGTTGTTCAGAAGCAATTCAATATTCAAGGGAGGCTTCTCAACtgtgaatatgtgtttgtgttctttgtcTTCAATTAAAAATCTAAGATAAACTTCGATTTTTTGACTGCTGTAATCATAAATAGGCATATTAGTGGCACAGGGCAAAAAGGCAGGAAAATATACACAGCTCAGAGTAGTGTGGGACTCATCAACATTTGTACtgcacaaatacagaaaataaaatgatgtttaGGTGTAATGACGATGACCTCTTTATTTGTGCATCTGGTAACAATTCACATCAAGGATGTTAATCCTTCTTCATATATTTACAAACAATTTCGGCACAGTAACATTTATAGTGAAAATCTCTAGCTTTTGACAGTACAGTGAAAAAGCAGTTTTGTATCCCATTACTAGAATTATCAGTTTTAATATATGCATAAAAGCAAATTCAGCTGATTGCAgaattgttttgtctttaaatcaTACATAACGGCAGAGAAATGACAGAAAGTGACTCATTGACTGTCAGATGATAACTTGTAACACTGTTAAtttacagtttaaaacaaaacattgaaaaagtaTCTGCAGGTTTATCCCCAAGATATAATCACAGATGTAAACTGAGGAGTCACATACCTTCAGTGTAGCGCAGGCAGTGTAGTTGACGTTGGGTAATATCTCCACTGGTTCTTTGAACATGACTCTGAAGGTGTTGGCTGACCCATCACAGCTGAAGCCTGTATCATTCTGACCAAGCACTGTGTTACTGTCTGTATGAATGATCTGCagcgagacaaaaaaaacacacacaaatctaaAACACAGGGATGTGATTGACAAATTacaaaaaagcaagaaaaatatgttttacaaaCGTGGAGTTCTTGTGTTCCTGCACTGTATTAGTCCTAAAGCAGTATACAAGTATACAACTGTATACAAGTAGCTAATGTAGTTCTGTGGGAGAGAACTGGATTATCTCTAGTTGTCTTTATGCACTTGTTAGAATGGCAAAAAATGAACATTCAAACATGAACCAGAATGTGATTCATCCCTGTGACAAGGTGACTTTAATTGAGTTTTACCTGAATGTTGACTTTGATTACTGTAGGGGTGAGGACAAAGTATGTTGCATAGAGTTTTAAAAAGTTCCACGACTTATTTATTTAGAGCAGATTAGCCTCGTGTAGGGATGCTTGTTATCGAACATGTGGTAAATTTAATGGAGTGCAGAGGAACCCCAGCAGCAACACATTGCactaaaacaattaaaacaacgCCTAAAAAGTTCAAATTTAACAAATGACATCGCACCTCAATCTTTAAATCTAAAGAAGGAACATTACAGTGGATGCTCTTTTTCTGATCACctgcagagcaaacaaacaCTTCCTGCAACATGAACTTGAGGGGTGGAGAGCAGGGGCAGATTGTTGTATTCAGTCAAGtataaagaattaaaaaaaacaaaaaacagttggCAGATATATTTAAGTGGCTGTATATCTGGGTGGTCTATCTTGTGGGCTTATATTTCAGGTCGGAAAATCAGGGATTCGTGACATATCCGAAAGAATCACATTCTTGAAAACATATTGTAACATTCCCTAAAACAGTGAAACAGGACACAAAACTTCCTAGCAGGTTGAGTCCACACCTGTATGTTAACTTGGTAGTCTGTGGGTCCGTGTATAGAGCCATAGAGACCGAAGCCAACCACAAATATCCTTCTGTTTACTGAgaacctgaaaagaaaaaaaggagtatGAATTCATCAACAACAGAGAAATTATGATGGTTAACTGTGTCAAATTTTAGGTTCAATTTGTTATTTGTCTTAGTGTGTTTCTTTAGTAGTTCTCTTCTCTCACTTGTCACAAGAGGAAAagcaaatgtgaaaaaaaacaccaaaaaatgtGAATTCATTCAGCCATGCCAGCTTTTATTTGCTTAATGTTTCATATACTTTACTCCTGATTGGAGGTCTGCAGTCACCACAGGCTTGAGACATTTCCACTTTCGTTCTAAAACAGTAATTCCCAACTCATGAGCTGTGATCATGTGTCTTAATAGGAGGGATTGTTGTTAGCTGGCTGAGTGAGACTAACGTAGTTGTAGGGGACATTAAACATCATAACGTCAACAAAAACATGGGCATGTGAAGCTTTGAGTCGACAATGTGAAGGTCATGTGACCCTAGTGTTTTTTTGCTGCTAGCataatgtagattttttttttttccaggtgatTGAGTTCAAACTTCCAAAATCATAAAAGCGGTGTTGATTTGTGGGGATTATTTTGCCGAAATAATGTGTAGTATTACAAAGGTTTGCATGCCACAAAGCTTATTTTCTACATTAATCCAAATCcacagtaaaaatcagattagCTTTTTGTTAAGAATATCCCAGCAGTGCTTCGTTTTAGGACTACAAATAGAAGCACTCAATGACTACATAATCCATGTAGGCTTTTAACATATTGTAGCAAACCACATCTTTGATGCTCAGTATTCTCAGTATTTTGATGATAGGCCAACAGATTATTTTATCGGCCTCTTAAATGTGTGTTCTAATAAATACAAGCCGCTTGCTTATGTTAAAGAGTACAATACAGATATGGTCAAACTGAATAATGTATTATCTGTTCTTACAGCCTGACTTAATGCAAGTCTCATTTAACTCTCAGTTTAAGTTGGAGAGAAGAAGGGACATGTGTAAATGcagcacatgtttttttcactaAAAGAACTGTTCTTGTTTTACTTTATCATACCAGGCTGGAACTCTGGAAGTGGACTTTAATTGACttaattgtacattttttactttactatAAGcaaattacaataaaacaacaaaaatgtagcAAATGGCTAAATGTTTATTAAGaaacagattaaaataaatgtgctttaaagaaagaaaagaaagatgaagaggTGCTAAATAGATCTTTAAAAGCTCTGCTCCTCACTCACCGTATGCGGTCGCTTGTCCCGCTGTAACCCCAGCGGCTCTCCACCTGCCCAAACCGGGTGATACTGCACTCCTTCCCGCGGAGGCAGCAGCGGGGCCGGTCAATGAATTCTACACGAGGCTTTGGGTTGACTGTGAAGTGGAGGAAGAGACTCACCACCTCTCTGTCAGTCAGAATACTGGACTGGGCTGGACCTGTGGGGACAAGGACAAGACACTGAGTCAGGGTCAAGGGTCTGAAGCactggatgtgtttttaaaaaaatgctgtgGAAGTAAACTACAGAGATGGTTTAATTTGGATTCTTGTGACCTGCAGCAAACTCCTCAATGGTCATGAGAGGGAAGCGGATAAGTGTTAGAGCTTTGCCCAGGACTTTGCGCTTGTTTTCAGGCGtgggctgcagctgctgcctgTGGGCTTCTGCCTCCGCCCAACGCACCGCAGCAACAAACAAACGCACCTCCCTCACCCCAAGAGTATCTCTCTCCAACACTGCCACCAATGTATCTAAGAGAGGGGGAGACGAGAAAGCCATGTTTAGTTACTCCAATATCCTAAATTACAACATGAAGCAATATGACAACATTCAAAAGGCAACATTACCCGGATCTATGTCTGTAAAGCCTTCAGCAGCGAGAGCATCTCCAGTGTTCTTATCAATGTTTTCTAGACAGAGGCTGGCAAGCTGAGGCTCGTCAAACAAGCGGGCCTGAAACAAAAATACACCACATAGTTTTAAGAACACATTTATACTACACGGCCTTGttagagaacaaaaaacaagttcacTCAAAAAGAATGACAGATCCAAAAGTACTATTTTGGAGAAACACACTTGTTCTATGTTGGTAGGGCAGGGTGTAAAACCTTAAAGCTCTcactactttttttaaacacaccaaaagctgttatttttgATTAAATAAGCGAACAGTATCAGAAGAAATAATAATTTTGCCCATTATAGACTCATTCAGAAAAGTTGTATTTGGCTGCTTGTGTGTAGAAAATTGTGAACATATAATTTGTAATTTCTCAAAATAAGCAATCCTATAATTATTGCTTTGGTAAACCAATAATCAGCTTTTGTATCAGCACCAGTCTCATGAAGTAAAAGGCGTAACCCTTTTGTTGGTTTAAAATTTCAACTCTTCTGTATACTGACATGTTtattggaaaaataaatatattgaattttagggcaaaaaaaaacaacttaaagctGCAGTTTTTGACCATATGGATGGAGTTATTaaaatcagcctttaaaaaacattgaatgGCAAACAGGAACTCATAGTTGTTGGAAGACAGACCTGTGTGAGCAGCATAAAGGCATTGTCTGCTCTCAGGTTCTTCTTTAGGAACTCCACACAGTGAGCCTCCAGGGCCGGCACTGCGTACTTTTTGGCTGTGTATAGTGTAGTCATCACTGTCTCGGGACCAATCTGGACCTCATCAGAGTAGAGAAACCTGCAAGAGAACCACAAGTTATACAAGactttaccttttaactgtgGCCCACAATTCACAAGGCTGTGCATGTACACAATAACGaaaaataataacacattttaaaattgatGTTGCATTGTGTGGTCTTAATTTTAGCTGctgattgatgttttttttctaatgagGATGAACagttgaaagaaaaagaaaaatacaggcCCAATTTCAGGACGTGCATCGGCGTAATTGACACGCTTTCTGTCCGGATGTCAGGAACTTACTTCAGTAGGGCCAGAAAAGCAGCTGGTTCAACATCAGGAAGCTCAATCTCAGTGGAGGTCGTCGCCATCCCTCCGTTAAACATGGCATCAAACACAGCGCTGCCCACCGCCAGAACAAACCTGACAATGTCAACAATGTCAACAATCAGCGACAGCAAGCCAGAGCTTCAGTGTTTTGCgctttacagtctgagtgagctAAAGTTTTAAAAGGGCTGTTCTAGTTAATCCTCTTACCTGTGTGCAGGTATCCTCTGAACCCCCATTCCTTTGCCCACTAAAAAATGAACGTCACTGAGCACCTCGTTGTTAAACAGGAACGCGAACCTCTCCTTGACGGTGCTCTTCGTCGCCTGCCAATTGTACACCGGCTCTCGGTACACCAGCACGGACGCAGCTGCCGGAGTGGCGGTGGGTGCTGCCGCCTGGGGCGCGTTGGACGCTGCAGTGGTTGCCATGTTGGACGCCGGGGTGGCCATGGCTCCGGCTGCCGCAGCACCTGCCGCAGCGGACTGCTGCAGGGAGTTCTGCGCAGTCGGCGGAGCTCCGGCTGCGACGCCGTTGCTGTCTCCCCCGCCAGGCCCTAGCTGCGGGTTGGGGCGCCTCGCAGCCCCCTGTGCTCCCCCGGTCG from the Labrus bergylta chromosome 4, fLabBer1.1, whole genome shotgun sequence genome contains:
- the LOC109984103 gene encoding BTB/POZ domain-containing protein 2-like; the encoded protein is MKFLVYAYARFKMAAGDNSGRPPCLNFSGPGPLGNSQPSNSVFSMPATNGGAVGATGGAQGAARRPNPQLGPGGGDSNGVAAGAPPTAQNSLQQSAAAGAAAAGAMATPASNMATTAASNAPQAAAPTATPAAASVLVYREPVYNWQATKSTVKERFAFLFNNEVLSDVHFLVGKGMGVQRIPAHRFVLAVGSAVFDAMFNGGMATTSTEIELPDVEPAAFLALLKFLYSDEVQIGPETVMTTLYTAKKYAVPALEAHCVEFLKKNLRADNAFMLLTQARLFDEPQLASLCLENIDKNTGDALAAEGFTDIDPDTLVAVLERDTLGVREVRLFVAAVRWAEAEAHRQQLQPTPENKRKVLGKALTLIRFPLMTIEEFAAGPAQSSILTDREVVSLFLHFTVNPKPRVEFIDRPRCCLRGKECSITRFGQVESRWGYSGTSDRIRFSVNRRIFVVGFGLYGSIHGPTDYQVNIQIIHTDSNTVLGQNDTGFSCDGSANTFRVMFKEPVEILPNVNYTACATLKGPDSHYGTKGMRKVTHESSSTGTKTCFTFCYAAGNNNGTSVEDGQIPEVIFYT